From the Pseudanabaena sp. FACHB-2040 genome, one window contains:
- the purC gene encoding phosphoribosylaminoimidazolesuccinocarboxamide synthase, whose product MTDRPKLYEGKAKIIYPTDDPDVLLTYFKDDATAFNAQKRGQIGNKGRINCAISTHLFQLLEARGVPTHWIDTPSEREMRVRAVKIIPLEVVVRNLAAGSLCKQTGLPLGLALNPPLVEFYYKNDGLGDPLLTDERLRLLDLATPEQVIELKRLALEVDRYLTDFFADCGITLVDFKLEFGVDAQGLLLLADEISPDTCRLWDQAAEDETQRVLDKDRFRQDLGQVEEAYQRVLDRVLAHAASF is encoded by the coding sequence ATGACCGATCGCCCCAAGCTATACGAGGGGAAGGCTAAGATTATTTATCCGACGGATGACCCGGATGTTCTGCTGACGTATTTTAAGGATGATGCGACAGCTTTTAATGCCCAGAAGCGCGGGCAGATTGGTAACAAGGGTCGGATTAATTGTGCTATTTCAACCCACCTATTTCAGCTGCTAGAAGCCAGAGGGGTGCCTACCCACTGGATCGATACGCCGAGCGAGCGGGAGATGCGGGTGCGGGCTGTTAAGATTATTCCCCTTGAGGTGGTGGTGCGTAATCTGGCTGCCGGAAGTTTGTGCAAGCAAACTGGGCTGCCGCTCGGACTGGCGCTTAACCCTCCTCTGGTGGAGTTTTACTACAAGAATGATGGGCTTGGGGATCCACTGCTGACCGATGAGCGGCTACGGCTCCTAGACCTGGCAACGCCGGAACAGGTTATCGAACTCAAACGTCTTGCTTTAGAAGTGGATCGTTATTTGACTGATTTCTTTGCAGACTGCGGCATTACTCTGGTGGATTTCAAGCTGGAGTTTGGCGTAGATGCCCAGGGCTTGTTGCTGCTAGCCGACGAAATCAGCCCCGATACTTGCCGTCTTTGGGATCAGGCAGCTGAGGATGAAACCCAGCGAGTTTTGGACAAAGATCGCTTCCGGCAAGATTTGGGCCAGGTAGAAGAAGCTTATCAAAGGGTGTTGGATCGGGTTCTGGCGCACGCTGCCAGTTTTTGA
- a CDS encoding adenylate/guanylate cyclase domain-containing protein, protein MATQTPRNMLAALSQVNQQSTLTNRVRDLPTPQFIDLLDQITREFEHFLRAIDMINNESLETMLEQILEAFTLKIGQILQAERTTIFMVDTEKQELWSKIAQGDGERFLELRVPMGKGIAGHVATTGECLNIADAYADERFDPSHDQKTGYHTRNILCMPVSNKAGNTVAVVQLLNKQSDLPFDTQDEHSFREFAASIGVILESCNSFYIAARNQKGVSSLLKAISSLEQSLDLEKTLQSVMEEARLLMQADRSTLWLIDENSNELWSKVKSGDGKSLVELRSPSDSGIVGYVATTGETLNIPDAYQDPRFNPDADKLTGYATRTILCMPVYDSSSKLIAVTQLINKQQGSFTSSDEEFMRAFNIQAGIALENAKLFEKVLVEKQYQKDILQSLSDAVISTDLEGRIVTINDAAIELLGCPLKDEINRDLKERWEARLLNRYVWDVIPLEKLQFRLEDSLTTGARHYVPEQTLRVGILAANPNNGSVYECTLMMPDRNQAGRFWPWGEVSSTLPPHSLDQVQLLERSINLTVNPLTNPEGGVRGGLLVIEDISQEKRMKTTLYRYMTPGVAERVMALGDDLLMKGERREVTVLFSDIRGYTTLTENLEADKVVEMLNAYFETMVEAVFNFEGTLDKFIGDALMAVFGAPLPLKNHAWAAVQAALDMRQRLVRFNTERVLQNQPEIRIGIGISSGEVVSGNIGSQRKMEYTVIGDGVNLSSRLEGATKEYGCDIVLSEHTYELCQNLIWVRELDRIRVKGKMQPVNLYELVDHKDNPLDPQTKEFMELYSAARSAYTGMRFEPAIKLFREAEKLHPGDRAVAVHINRAQEYLISPPPENWDGVHIMTTK, encoded by the coding sequence ATGGCCACCCAGACCCCTAGAAACATGCTTGCCGCTCTGTCCCAAGTTAATCAGCAGAGCACGCTTACCAACCGCGTTCGAGACTTACCCACCCCTCAATTCATCGACCTGCTCGACCAAATTACGCGGGAGTTTGAGCATTTCCTCCGGGCCATCGACATGATCAACAATGAGTCTCTAGAGACCATGTTGGAGCAGATCCTGGAAGCTTTTACCCTCAAGATTGGTCAGATCCTGCAGGCTGAACGCACCACTATTTTTATGGTGGATACTGAAAAGCAGGAGCTTTGGTCCAAAATTGCTCAAGGGGATGGGGAGCGCTTCTTAGAACTGCGGGTGCCCATGGGCAAAGGCATCGCTGGACATGTCGCTACAACCGGAGAATGCCTTAACATTGCCGATGCCTATGCCGATGAGCGCTTCGACCCCAGCCACGATCAAAAAACCGGCTACCACACCCGCAACATCCTTTGCATGCCGGTTTCAAACAAAGCTGGCAACACCGTTGCCGTTGTCCAACTACTCAACAAACAGAGCGATCTCCCCTTCGATACCCAAGACGAACACAGCTTCCGCGAGTTTGCCGCCTCCATTGGGGTCATTTTAGAGAGCTGCAATTCCTTTTACATTGCAGCCCGTAACCAGAAGGGCGTCTCCTCTCTGCTCAAAGCCATTTCCTCCCTAGAGCAGAGCTTGGACCTCGAGAAAACCCTACAGTCCGTTATGGAAGAGGCCCGCCTGCTAATGCAGGCCGACCGCAGCACCCTCTGGCTAATCGACGAAAACAGCAATGAACTCTGGTCTAAAGTGAAATCGGGCGACGGCAAATCTTTAGTAGAGCTGCGCAGCCCCTCTGATTCAGGCATTGTGGGCTACGTCGCCACCACCGGAGAAACCCTCAACATTCCAGATGCCTACCAAGACCCGCGCTTCAACCCCGATGCCGACAAGCTTACGGGTTACGCTACCCGCACCATTCTCTGTATGCCGGTCTACGATTCTTCCAGCAAGCTGATTGCAGTTACCCAGCTGATCAACAAGCAGCAGGGCAGCTTCACCAGCTCCGACGAAGAATTTATGCGAGCTTTCAACATCCAAGCGGGCATCGCCCTGGAAAATGCCAAGCTGTTTGAGAAGGTGCTGGTCGAAAAGCAGTATCAAAAAGACATTCTTCAGAGCCTTTCTGATGCCGTCATCTCCACCGATCTAGAGGGTCGCATTGTCACTATCAACGACGCCGCTATCGAACTGCTGGGCTGTCCCCTCAAGGATGAGATCAACCGCGACCTCAAGGAACGCTGGGAAGCTAGGCTGCTCAACCGCTACGTTTGGGATGTCATCCCCCTAGAGAAGTTACAGTTTCGACTAGAAGATAGCCTCACCACCGGAGCCCGACACTATGTACCGGAGCAAACCCTGCGAGTCGGCATCCTAGCCGCTAATCCAAACAACGGCAGCGTCTATGAATGCACCCTGATGATGCCCGATCGCAATCAAGCCGGCCGCTTTTGGCCCTGGGGTGAAGTCTCTTCCACCTTGCCGCCCCACTCCCTCGACCAAGTGCAGCTGTTAGAGCGCAGCATCAATCTCACGGTCAATCCTCTAACTAACCCAGAGGGCGGCGTGCGAGGCGGACTGCTAGTAATAGAAGACATTAGCCAGGAAAAGCGGATGAAGACAACTCTTTACCGCTACATGACTCCCGGCGTTGCTGAGCGTGTCATGGCCCTAGGCGACGATTTGCTGATGAAGGGAGAACGGCGAGAGGTGACCGTTTTGTTCTCCGATATTCGAGGCTACACCACCCTCACTGAAAATTTGGAAGCCGACAAAGTAGTGGAGATGCTCAACGCCTACTTCGAGACGATGGTCGAAGCGGTGTTCAACTTTGAAGGCACGCTGGACAAGTTCATCGGTGACGCCCTGATGGCAGTCTTTGGAGCCCCGCTGCCGCTGAAAAATCATGCCTGGGCGGCAGTTCAGGCTGCCCTCGATATGCGACAACGGCTGGTGCGCTTCAACACCGAACGGGTGCTGCAAAATCAGCCCGAAATTCGTATTGGTATCGGCATTAGCTCCGGTGAAGTGGTCTCTGGCAACATTGGTTCCCAGCGCAAGATGGAGTACACCGTGATTGGCGATGGCGTCAACCTGAGTTCTCGCCTAGAAGGAGCGACTAAGGAATACGGCTGCGACATTGTGCTCAGCGAGCATACCTACGAGCTGTGCCAAAACCTGATCTGGGTGCGCGAGCTAGACCGCATCCGGGTTAAGGGCAAAATGCAGCCCGTGAATCTCTATGAACTGGTCGACCACAAAGACAACCCGCTCGATCCTCAAACCAAAGAGTTTATGGAACTCTACAGCGCTGCCCGCTCAGCCTACACCGGCATGCGATTTGAGCCAGCTATTAAACTGTTTCGGGAAGCCGAAAAGCTGCATCCCGGCGATCGGGCCGTAGCGGTTCACATCAACCGAGCTCAGGAATATTTAATTAGCCCACCGCCTGAGAATTGGGATGGGGTGCATATTATGACGACTAAATAA
- the lysS gene encoding lysine--tRNA ligase — translation MASDANRPSDSSGSSRDEIRAIRLQKVEDLKQLGLNPYAYRWEITHHAAELQEKYTDIVAGQEVETEVSLAGRILARRVFGKLAFFTLQDETGLIQLYLDKKEIASGMAETDADAFEHLKSLTDVGDIIGVKGIIKRTEKGELSVKVREYALLTKSLLPLPDKWHGLTDVAKRYRQRYVDLIVNPEVRDTFRKRALITASIRRYLDQQGFIEIETPVLQTEAGGADARPFITYHNTLDMQLYLRIATELHLKRLIVGGFEKVFEMGRIFRNEGISTKHNPEFTSIEVYQAYADYSDMMDLTETIIATAAKDVLGTLQITYQGETIDLTPPWRRITMHEAVQEKTGVDFSQFTVLEEAKAAAKAAGLTGVDDCDSIGRLLNEGFEQAVEETLIQPTFIIDYPVEISPLAKPHRSKPGLVERFEMFIVGRETANSFSELTDPIDQRQRLELQAAKKAAGDLEAHSVDEDFLTALEYGMPPTGGLGIGIDRLVMLLTDCASIRDAIAFPLLKPEKMDTAADQAAP, via the coding sequence ATGGCTTCTGACGCGAACCGTCCCTCTGATAGCAGCGGCTCTTCCCGCGACGAAATCCGCGCCATTCGTCTTCAGAAAGTAGAAGACCTGAAGCAGCTCGGCCTCAATCCCTACGCCTACCGCTGGGAGATCACCCACCACGCAGCAGAGCTGCAGGAGAAATACACTGATATTGTAGCTGGCCAAGAAGTCGAGACGGAGGTGTCTCTTGCCGGACGGATTTTGGCCCGGCGAGTGTTTGGCAAGCTGGCCTTTTTTACCCTGCAGGATGAAACGGGCCTCATTCAGCTGTATTTAGACAAGAAAGAGATCGCCTCCGGCATGGCTGAGACCGATGCGGATGCCTTTGAACACCTCAAATCCCTTACTGACGTCGGTGACATTATTGGCGTTAAGGGCATTATCAAGCGCACAGAAAAGGGCGAACTTTCAGTCAAGGTGCGGGAGTATGCGCTGCTGACCAAGTCGCTGCTGCCTTTGCCCGACAAGTGGCACGGCCTAACTGATGTGGCCAAGCGCTATCGTCAGCGCTACGTCGATCTGATCGTGAATCCGGAGGTGCGCGACACCTTTCGCAAGCGGGCGCTGATTACCGCCTCGATCCGCCGCTATCTCGATCAGCAGGGCTTTATCGAAATTGAGACCCCGGTTTTGCAGACCGAGGCAGGCGGCGCGGATGCCCGGCCCTTCATCACCTATCACAACACGCTAGATATGCAGCTCTACTTGCGGATCGCCACGGAGCTGCACCTGAAGCGGCTGATCGTGGGCGGGTTTGAGAAGGTTTTTGAAATGGGCCGAATCTTTCGCAATGAGGGCATTTCTACCAAGCACAACCCAGAATTTACCTCGATTGAGGTCTACCAGGCTTACGCTGACTATAGCGACATGATGGATCTAACTGAGACCATCATTGCCACTGCTGCTAAAGACGTGCTGGGCACGCTGCAAATTACTTACCAGGGCGAAACCATCGATCTGACACCACCCTGGCGGCGCATCACTATGCATGAGGCGGTGCAGGAGAAAACAGGGGTAGACTTCAGCCAGTTCACTGTTTTAGAAGAGGCTAAGGCTGCGGCCAAAGCTGCTGGGTTAACTGGGGTCGATGACTGCGACAGCATCGGCAGGCTGCTGAACGAGGGCTTTGAGCAGGCGGTGGAGGAAACGCTAATTCAGCCCACCTTTATCATTGACTACCCAGTGGAGATTTCGCCTCTGGCGAAACCCCATCGCAGTAAGCCCGGCCTGGTAGAGCGCTTTGAGATGTTTATTGTGGGTCGAGAGACGGCCAACAGCTTCTCGGAGTTGACCGATCCGATTGACCAGCGGCAGCGGTTGGAGCTGCAGGCAGCCAAAAAAGCGGCTGGAGATCTGGAGGCACACAGCGTGGATGAGGACTTTCTCACCGCCCTGGAATACGGCATGCCGCCGACTGGAGGACTGGGGATTGGCATCGACCGGCTGGTGATGCTGCTAACCGATTGCGCCAGTATTCGAGATGCGATCGCATTTCCCCTACTCAAACCTGAAAAAATGGATACTGCAGCGGATCAGGCTGCCCCTTAA
- a CDS encoding C40 family peptidase — protein MVTLADLRQALASSLETPAEFICQTALNLYKSPQQESLVTQAAAGRHLRPIAIPQEPEEMLAAIEVCLCEDDYPGWLAIADLPHLQPAPTPYQPTPLTRAAIQARLPAVIDFTQAAMAQPNQYLWGGTIGPNYDCSGLMQTAFAAAGIRLPRDAYQQEAFTQPIALTNLQPGDLIFFGTAERTTHVALYLGQGRYIHSSGKDQGRNGIGLDSISDLTDPVSLTYHQQIKGAGRVMSSYLPAIASP, from the coding sequence ATGGTGACTCTGGCAGACCTGCGACAGGCTTTGGCCTCCTCTTTAGAAACGCCTGCTGAGTTTATCTGTCAAACAGCACTTAACCTCTACAAATCGCCACAGCAGGAAAGTCTGGTGACGCAGGCAGCGGCAGGGCGGCATTTGCGGCCCATCGCCATTCCACAGGAGCCTGAGGAAATGTTGGCGGCGATTGAGGTGTGTCTGTGTGAGGACGACTATCCGGGCTGGCTTGCGATCGCAGATCTCCCCCACCTCCAGCCTGCTCCAACCCCTTACCAACCTACCCCCCTAACTCGCGCAGCCATCCAAGCCAGGCTTCCAGCCGTCATTGACTTTACCCAGGCAGCCATGGCCCAGCCCAACCAATATCTTTGGGGTGGCACCATTGGTCCTAATTACGACTGCTCAGGGCTGATGCAGACTGCCTTTGCCGCAGCAGGCATTCGCCTGCCGCGAGATGCCTACCAGCAGGAAGCCTTTACTCAGCCAATTGCCCTGACAAACCTGCAGCCCGGCGATCTAATCTTCTTCGGCACCGCCGAGCGCACCACTCACGTTGCCCTATATCTCGGCCAAGGGCGCTACATTCACAGCTCCGGCAAAGACCAGGGCCGCAACGGCATTGGTCTAGACTCAATTAGCGACCTCACTGACCCGGTGAGCCTGACCTACCACCAGCAGATCAAGGGAGCCGGACGGGTAATGTCTAGTTACTTGCCTGCGATCGCATCCCCCTGA
- a CDS encoding DUF2811 domain-containing protein: MTSRVSLLVEIPEELNEALQVYLDTCSTWSQHRVFCAALSLFLMQNGQNDRQVNRIYLDALFDYVA, translated from the coding sequence ATGACGTCCCGAGTTAGTCTGCTGGTAGAAATTCCTGAAGAGCTTAACGAAGCCCTCCAAGTTTACTTAGATACCTGTTCGACCTGGAGCCAGCATCGAGTGTTTTGTGCAGCCCTATCGCTGTTTCTGATGCAAAATGGCCAGAACGATCGCCAGGTCAACCGGATTTATCTAGATGCTCTGTTTGACTACGTTGCATAG
- a CDS encoding ABC transporter ATP-binding protein, producing MVTEASPSSFERQSLAAAVEPEIVLDARNLSKRYRQKKYVFEAVSGVSLALRAGEILAFLGPNGAGKTTTIKMIAGLVRPDEGQVRILGEDPHRTPMALKRVGAVLEGNRNTYWRLTAQENLEYFGVLKGMSGREARRRGRELLARFDLGEKQHTPVQQLSRGMQQKLAIAVALIHQPQLLLLDEPTLGLDVEAGEAVKDLVRSIAADGCAILLTTHQLDVAEELSNRVAIMRQGRLIAEKPTQELIREFSGSAYRIKFEGELDERQRVAIAALNGSLEGSQIHIACSADDLYRLFDALRPCPILEVQRDQADLTQVFLRLVRGDG from the coding sequence ATGGTCACAGAAGCGTCACCCTCTTCCTTTGAGCGGCAGTCTTTGGCAGCCGCGGTCGAGCCCGAAATCGTGCTCGATGCCCGAAATCTGAGCAAGCGGTATCGCCAGAAAAAGTATGTCTTTGAGGCCGTCAGCGGGGTTTCTTTGGCCCTGCGAGCAGGCGAAATTTTAGCGTTTTTAGGGCCTAATGGAGCCGGTAAAACGACCACGATTAAGATGATCGCGGGTTTAGTGCGGCCTGATGAAGGCCAGGTCAGAATTTTGGGAGAAGACCCCCATCGCACGCCAATGGCTCTGAAGCGGGTAGGCGCAGTGCTAGAGGGCAACCGCAACACCTACTGGCGCTTAACGGCCCAGGAAAACCTAGAATATTTTGGGGTACTCAAGGGCATGTCTGGGCGAGAGGCGCGGCGGCGGGGGCGAGAACTGCTAGCTCGGTTTGACTTAGGCGAAAAGCAGCATACCCCGGTGCAGCAGCTTTCTCGGGGGATGCAGCAAAAGCTTGCGATCGCAGTTGCCCTAATCCATCAGCCCCAGCTACTGCTGCTAGATGAACCCACCTTGGGCCTAGACGTAGAAGCAGGAGAAGCCGTAAAAGACTTGGTGCGCAGCATTGCCGCCGATGGCTGCGCTATCTTGCTAACCACCCACCAGCTCGATGTGGCCGAAGAGCTGTCAAACCGGGTTGCGATTATGCGGCAAGGCCGTTTGATTGCCGAAAAGCCCACTCAAGAACTCATCCGTGAGTTCTCTGGCTCGGCCTATCGGATTAAATTTGAGGGAGAACTAGACGAGCGGCAGAGAGTTGCGATCGCAGCGCTCAACGGCAGCCTCGAAGGCAGTCAAATTCACATCGCCTGCTCTGCTGACGACCTGTACCGCCTGTTCGATGCCCTGCGCCCCTGCCCCATTTTAGAAGTGCAGCGAGACCAGGCCGATTTGACCCAGGTGTTTTTGCGGCTGGTGCGGGGAGATGGGTAG
- the murQ gene encoding N-acetylmuramic acid 6-phosphate etherase — translation MNPSSSADPTDRGHLLTEQANPHSQGLDQMSALELVDLFNREDQRTLDAIATARAPLAAAIERTAAALRQGGRLFYIGAGTSGRLGVLDASECPPTFCTPPELVQGIIAGGAGALVRSSEGLEDIAEDGAAALAERQVNELDVVVGITAGGTTPYVQGALAAARQRGATTIFIACVPAEQVPIAVDVDIRLLVGPEIVAGSTRLKAGTVTKMALNILSTGAMIQLGKVYGNRMVDVSVTNVKLRDRALRILCDLTELDRAEAADLLQRSGQRVKLALMMHWSGLEAEAAEAKLAASNGQLREALKG, via the coding sequence GTGAACCCTTCCTCCTCTGCCGATCCGACTGACCGGGGCCATCTTTTGACGGAACAGGCTAATCCCCACAGTCAAGGGCTTGACCAAATGAGCGCCTTGGAACTGGTGGATTTGTTCAATCGGGAGGATCAGCGCACGCTGGATGCGATCGCAACTGCTCGCGCTCCCCTAGCCGCCGCCATTGAACGCACTGCCGCAGCCCTGCGCCAAGGAGGGCGACTTTTCTACATTGGGGCAGGCACTAGCGGTCGCCTAGGCGTTTTAGATGCCTCGGAATGCCCTCCCACTTTCTGCACCCCGCCGGAGCTAGTGCAGGGCATTATTGCCGGTGGAGCCGGGGCCCTGGTTCGCAGCTCCGAAGGCTTAGAAGACATCGCTGAAGATGGAGCCGCTGCTCTGGCCGAACGTCAGGTGAATGAGCTAGATGTCGTCGTTGGCATTACCGCTGGCGGCACTACCCCCTATGTGCAAGGCGCTTTGGCTGCTGCTCGCCAGCGCGGAGCTACCACCATTTTTATCGCCTGCGTTCCGGCTGAGCAGGTGCCCATAGCGGTTGATGTCGATATCCGGCTGCTGGTTGGCCCGGAAATCGTTGCCGGATCGACTCGTCTCAAGGCGGGCACTGTCACTAAGATGGCTCTCAACATTCTCTCCACCGGAGCCATGATCCAGCTTGGCAAGGTCTATGGCAACCGCATGGTGGATGTTTCGGTGACCAACGTTAAACTGCGCGATCGCGCTCTGCGAATTCTTTGCGACCTGACTGAGCTAGACCGGGCTGAAGCTGCTGACCTGCTCCAGCGCAGCGGTCAGCGAGTCAAGCTGGCCCTCATGATGCACTGGAGTGGGTTGGAGGCCGAGGCCGCTGAGGCTAAGCTGGCTGCTAGTAATGGGCAGCTGCGGGAGGCTTTGAAGGGGTAG
- a CDS encoding DUF4870 domain-containing protein, whose protein sequence is MTQSDLIVLARRGNADAIAQLISNSLAARGITAQAAWQGDYLEIWLQGENLPPASVLVPNLRQGFERLIVNRNIAAIRLYACRPHQNQPDWVEIFSLNPILDPLSPSEPRSEPLIDPPSEPLPESITELPPELPPKPLPEPLPEPASELTTLPPSALLIESPSDSITELPPKPLSEPLSELVTTPSPEPTPPPTNPPSPRPSLHPSTPPPLSPAPPPPEPSYLSDTALVILAHLAPLLSYLSWLGITWIGLPFLWTSSFLLPWRIVAPLALLLVKGKTSRYLRHNAQEALNFQISCTLYWLATFALMFLLVGFLLVVPLAFFEAVCIIVAAVKASDGKRFRYPLSIRFVR, encoded by the coding sequence ATGACCCAGTCTGACCTGATTGTTCTGGCTCGCCGGGGCAACGCCGACGCCATTGCCCAGCTGATCAGCAACTCCCTAGCTGCGCGGGGTATCACTGCCCAGGCCGCATGGCAGGGCGATTACCTAGAAATTTGGTTGCAGGGCGAGAACCTACCCCCAGCTAGTGTTTTGGTGCCCAACCTGCGCCAGGGTTTCGAGCGGCTGATAGTAAACCGCAATATTGCAGCGATTCGCCTCTACGCCTGCCGCCCCCACCAAAACCAGCCAGACTGGGTCGAAATCTTCAGCCTTAATCCCATCCTCGACCCCCTCTCCCCGAGCGAGCCCCGCTCAGAACCCTTAATCGATCCTCCCTCCGAACCTCTCCCAGAATCTATAACCGAACTTCCTCCAGAACTCCCGCCAAAACCTCTCCCTGAACCTCTTCCCGAACCCGCTTCCGAACTCACAACACTTCCCCCCTCAGCCCTCTTAATCGAGTCTCCTTCAGACTCTATAACTGAACTCCCGCCAAAACCTCTCTCCGAACCTCTCTCCGAACTCGTAACTACCCCCTCCCCAGAACCCACCCCCCCTCCGACTAACCCCCCCTCTCCACGCCCCTCCCTCCACCCCTCCACCCCTCCACCCCTCTCCCCTGCTCCCCCTCCCCCAGAGCCCTCCTACCTCTCCGACACCGCCCTAGTCATCCTGGCCCACCTAGCGCCTCTGTTAAGCTACTTAAGCTGGCTAGGCATCACCTGGATTGGCCTGCCCTTTCTTTGGACCAGCAGTTTTTTGCTGCCCTGGCGAATTGTGGCCCCCCTGGCCCTGTTGCTGGTTAAGGGCAAAACTTCCCGCTACCTCCGTCACAACGCTCAGGAAGCCCTTAACTTCCAGATCTCCTGCACGCTCTATTGGCTGGCCACCTTTGCTTTGATGTTTCTGCTGGTGGGCTTTTTGCTGGTGGTGCCGCTGGCCTTTTTTGAAGCGGTTTGCATTATTGTTGCTGCTGTCAAAGCTTCTGACGGCAAACGTTTCCGCTATCCTCTCAGCATTCGATTTGTCCGCTAA
- a CDS encoding DUF3110 domain-containing protein has product MLVYVLLFNARTENEGIHTLKVEDRNIVLMFEDEDDATRFGLMLEAQDFPPATVESFEFDEIQEFCQEAGYECKQVPQGALATPPESNVDQTDWDPDNPPDDAPNLPSGSASPSDDEANLPQSELDRIRQQLEKLL; this is encoded by the coding sequence ATGCTTGTGTACGTGCTGTTGTTCAATGCCCGCACTGAAAACGAGGGCATTCACACCCTCAAGGTCGAAGATCGCAACATTGTCCTCATGTTTGAGGATGAGGATGACGCTACCCGCTTTGGCCTGATGTTAGAGGCCCAAGATTTTCCGCCCGCAACCGTGGAAAGCTTTGAATTTGACGAAATTCAGGAGTTTTGCCAAGAGGCAGGATACGAATGCAAGCAGGTGCCTCAAGGGGCTCTGGCCACGCCACCAGAAAGTAATGTAGATCAGACCGACTGGGATCCTGACAATCCGCCTGACGATGCACCCAATCTCCCCTCTGGTTCCGCCTCCCCTAGCGACGACGAAGCCAACTTACCCCAAAGCGAACTCGACCGGATCCGCCAGCAGCTAGAAAAGCTGCTCTAG